A stretch of DNA from Roseovarius faecimaris:
GAACGTGCCCTTCACCGAACCGCGCACCGGCCTGCGCCTCAACGACTACGCGCTTGTTCTGCAGGCGGCCATTGCGGGCGAAGGGTTCGCCTTCGGCTGGCAACATGTAACCGAAAGCCTGGTGTCGCGCGGCCTGCTCGCCGCGCGCCCGGAATGGGCCTGGACAACCGGCGCGGGCTTCTACCTGGTTTGGTCCGCCACCACCCCGCTCAGCCCGCAGGCCGAACAGGTACGCGACTGGCTGATCTCGCTGTAGGGTGCGTGATTTCACGCACCTCTCACATCCTCAATAGAGCGTCTTGGCATACAGCTCATCAATCACCGACTGCTCGGTCGATGGCACCTCGACCTGCCCATGATCCCGCACTATCTCATAGAGCGTCGCCACGGGCCGCTCCTCGGGCCATGTCTCGGGCTTCCACAGCCCGCCGCGCAACGGGGCCTTCCCGCAATGTGAGAACACCTCGTCCACGCGAATACGCAACACCGTCTTGGGCAGCCGCCCGTTGATGGCGCAACGCTCCCGCAGCGCCTCATCTTCCGAAATCTCCGCCCGCCCATTCACTCTCAGCGTCTCGTCCACCGTCGGAATCATGAAAATCAGCGCCACCGCCGGGTTCCGGATCAGGTTCAGCAACCCGTCAATGCGGTTGTTCCCCGGCCGGTCCGGCAGGATCAGATGGTGATCATCCTCAACAATCACAAAGCCCGCCGGATCACCCTTGGGGGACGCATCCATACGTTCACCATCGCTCGTCGCCAGCACCAGAAACGGCGAGGCCGCGATAAACGCCCGGCAATGATGGTCCAGATGATCGATCACCTTCACGGCGGCCCTCGGGCTCACCTCGCCATATATCTCGCGCAAGCGGTCTTCTGTCATCATGACGGGCTTCTCCTAACCTATCGGGCGCCACTCTACAGGGTGGGGGTTCACCCCACCACCCCTAGACGGCTATCCGGGGTCGGCCACTGGCCTCCACGGTGATCTCCGCCTCCAGGAACACCTCCCGCGCCTCGGCCTCGGCTTTGCGTACATCCCGCGTGGCGCTCACATGGATATCCTCCGCCCCGGCCGCCACGGCTTCGGTACGCGCGTCAGCCTCAAGATGCAGCTGCAGCGCGTCCATCGCCGCCTCGGCACTGGTGTAATCTTCCGGCCCGGTCCCCAGATGCACCCGGTACCGCCCCTCTGCGGGGGCCGTCACCGTGCCTGCACGCCGGATCGTCACCCGGCCCACCACGGCCCCGATGGCGTTGGCCACACCTGCGTGTTGCGGCAGATCCATGCGACAGCCCAGCCGTTCGCCCACCGCCGGATAATAGGTCGCCGCCGAGGCTCCAAGCCCGATCACCGGCACGTTCACCCCGGCCTCCAGCCGTACCAGCCCGCGATGCCCGTCCAGACCCCGCTGCATCAGAACATGCCGCGCCAGATCGGCGGGGGGCAGGCCGAAATCCTGCTCTTCCTCGGCAAAAGCAGTCTCTAACAAGGCCAAAGCGGTCTGATGGGTCAACTGCTCCACGATCATCCGTGCCATCGCATCCGGCCCTTCGGCCACACGATTGCCCGCCCCGGTCCGCTTGCGCGCCAGCAGGGTCAGCGCCTTTTCCGCCGCCTGCCCATCCCAGGCGTCCAGCGTCCCGATCACATGGCTGGCATCCGACGGCGTGGCCCCCGCAACCTGCACCAGCCCGCGGCTCACCAGCCGCCTCAGCCCGGCCACCTCCATCCGCGTGCGCAACACCTTGCCCACAGGATGCACCATGTCGCCGATCCGCTCCAGCAGGGCGGCATCCTTCTCCGGCAATCCGCCCGCCTCGATCCCAGGCACCGCGCGCACAAACCGCGCGTCATGCTCACCTGGGGTGTCGCTGCGCAGCTGCTCATCCAGCACCTTATGCACCAGCTCCGGCGCATCCACAGCCATCAGGCTGACCGGCACCACCCGCCTCGGCCCGAGGGTGACACCCCCGGCCAGCCCCTCGTCGATCACATGCACCTCGCTGTCGCCGCCCAACCCTGTGGTGCGCATCGCCACCGCTTCGACCATCGTCCGCCAGGGACCAACCCGCGCACCGGCAGGGTCAATCGCGGGCTTGCCGTCACGCAGGACCGCCACATCGGTCGTCGTCCCGCCAATATCCGAGACCAGCGCATGATCCGCCCCGGTCATCCAGCGCGCGCCGACGATACTGGCCGCAGGACCGCTCAGGATCGTCTCGATCGGCCGCTCCCTGGCCTGCTCCGCACTGATCAGCGCCCCGTCGCCGCGCACCACCATCAGTGGCGCCTCAATGCCAAGCTCGCGCAGCTTGCCCTCGGCCTTCTCGATCAGCCGCGCGATCATCCCGATCAGCCGCGCATTCAAAAGCGCCGTGAGTGCCCGCTTCGGCCCGTTCAGCCGCGCCGACAGGTGATGCGAACAGCTCACCGGCTTGCCCGTGATCTCGCGGATCATCTCCATCGCGGCCAGTTCATGCGCCGGGTTACGCGTGGCAAACTGCGACGCCACGGCAAAGGCAGATGCGCCGATATCCGTCTCTAACCATGCCGAAAGTGCCTCTTTGTCCAGCGGCTTCGCCTCGCCGCCCGCATGGTTATGGCCACCTTCGATCACCAGCGCCGGATCGCCTCCCAGCGCCTCGCGCAACCCGTGCCCCTCCAGATCGCGCTCGCGAAATCCGATATAGACAAGTCCCACGCGCCCACCCTGACCCTCGACCAGCGCATTGGTCGCCAGCGTGGTCGACAGCGATGCCATGCCGATCTCGCGCACATCCGCGCCACTCTCTTGCAGAACCGCCTCAATCGCCGCGCCAATGCCAATCGCCAGATCGTGCCGCGTGGTCAGCGCCTTGGCCGCGGCCACCACCTCCGCCTCGTCGCGGATCAGCACCGCATCCGTATAAGTCCCGCCCGTATCAACGCCCAACAGCAACGCCATGCGCCCGCCCTCTCATCCGTTCCCAATGCGGTGTAGCGGGTTTGCGCGGCTATTCCAGCCCATTTGCGGCATCTGACAACCTTGAAACCGCCCAGCGCGCCGCATCCGCCACCGCCGGGTCCGGATCGTCGCACAGGTTCCGCGCCACCCGGCGCAACCCGGGCTCCCCCGAATTGCCAATCGCATAAAGGACATTGCGCACAAACCTGTCGCGACCAATCCGCTTGATCGGCGAGCCCGAGAAAAGCGCGCGGAACCCGGCATCGTCCAGCGCCGCCAGCTCCGCCAGCTTTGGCGCCTTCAGCTCCTCGCGCGCATGATATTTCACCTCGCGCGCCTGCACGGCAAACTTGTTCCAGGGACAGACCGCCAGACAATCGTCACACCCATAAATCCGGTTGCCCATCAGGGCGCGTAACTCTTCCTCCACCGGCCCGTGATGCTCGATCGTCAGGTAAGAGATACAACGCCGCGCATCCAACCGATAGGGCGCCGGAAACGCCTCGGTCGGGCAGATATCCAGACAGGCCCGGCAGCTCCCGCAATGGTCGATTTCCGCTGGATCAGTCTCTATGTCCAGCGTCGTGAACACCGATCCAATAAAGAACCAACTGCCCAGGTCGCGGCTCACCAGGTTCGTATGCTTCCCCTGCCAACCCAGCCCCGCCGCCTGCCCCAGCGGCTTCTCCGGCACCGGGGCGGTATCGACAAACACCTTCACCTCACCGCCCGCCTCTTCGATCAGCCACCGCGCCAGCCGTTTCAGCCGCTTCTTGACGATGTCATGATAATCCCGGTTCCGTGCATAGACCGAAATCGCCGCCCGGCCCCTCTGCTCCAGTACCGCCAGTGGATCCTCCTCGGGCGTGTAACTCTCGCCCAGCATGATCACTGACCGCGCCTCGGGCCACAGAACCTGCGGCGCGCCGCGCCAATGGGTCCGCTCCGCCAGCCAACCCATCTGCCCGTGATAGCCTTGGCTCAGAAACGCCGCCAGCCGCTCCGGCACCTGAGGCACATCCCAGGGTCGGCACACCCGCGCCAGCTCGAACCCTTCCTCAAGCGCCCGCGCTACCAGCCTCTGTTTCAGCCCGTCTTTCATCGTTCCAGAAATACTCAAAAAAGAAAATTCGTACGAATTTTCTCAACCCGCCCCGGATCAGAAATCCAGATCGGCATAATGCGCCGGCGGCGGAAAACCCGGCACCTGATCCGACAGGATACCCCGAAATGCCGGGCGCGACTTGATCTTCGCATACCAGTCCTTGACCACATCCGACCGGTTCCAATCCACGTCCGAAATGTAATCGAGCGCACTCAGATGCGCCGCAGCCGCAAAATCGGCCAGCGTCATCTTATCCCCCGCCAGCCAGCGCCGATGGTCCAGAAGCCACGCCATGTAATCCAGGTGATACTTGATCGCCCGCGCCCCCGATTTCACATTGCCGCTATCGGGAAAACCGCGCCCCATCACCTTCTTGTTGACCCGCTCATACAAGAGCTTTGAGGTCACCTCCTGATGGAACTTGTCATCGAACCATCCCACCAGCCGCCGCACCTCATACCGCCCCTCGGGCGAGGTCGGCATCAGCGCGGGCTCGGGATATTTCTCTTCGATATACTCGCAGATCGGCCCGCTCTCGGCCATGGTCCGCCCGTCGATCTTCAGCACCGGCACCTTGCCCGCCGGGTTGCGCCGCAGAAATTCCGGGCTTTCCTCCCAATAACGCTCCTCGACCAGCTCGCATTCGATCTTCTTTTCCGCGAGGCTCAACCGCACCTTGCGGCAAAACGGCGACAGGGGAACGTGATAGAGCTTGGCCATGGGCTGTTTGACTCTCAAACTGCGGGTTCCTGCTTCAATGCCCCGATTGGCATCGGTTTTCAATCCTCGAAACAGGCGGCCCGCCCGTCGCGGCGGATCGTGGCCGCCCCATCCAGGATCTGTGCTGCCCGTTTACGCTGCTGCGCCGTGGGTTTCGAGGCCGAGCGTCCCTTCGGATTGGGCAGCACCATCGCCAGCCTTGCCGCCTGCGTCGGGCTCAACTCCCCCGGCCCCACTCCGAAATAGTGATAGGCCGCCGCATCGATCCCAAACACCCCCTCATCGAACTCCGCCACGTTCAGATACACCTCGACGATCCGCCGCTTGGACCACACCAGTTCCACCAGCGGCGTGATCGCCGCTTCCAGCGCCTTGCGTGCCCAGCTCCGGCCATGCCAGAGGAACACGTTCTTCACCACCTGCTGCGAAATCGTCGAGGCACCGCGCCCCGAGCCCTCTTCCAGAGCGGCCCGGATCGCATCCATGTCAAACCCCCAATGCCTGCAGAAATTGGCATCCTCTGCCGCCACGACCGACCGCGCCATCACCGGGGCCACCGCGCTCATCGGCACCCACTGATAATCGATCGCGCCCAGCCGCCGCGCTTCCTGGCCCATATAAAAGGTGCGCGGCGGGCTGATCTGGCTGAAAATCACCACCAGAAGCACAACCAGCACCGTCACGATCAGAAAAAGCCTCCAGATCCAACGCCTGAGCGATGAAAAAAGCCCCCGTCTCGGGGCTGACTTATCCGTCTTACCGGAGCTGCGTTTTGCCGCTTTGCGTGCCATCGCTCCAGCTATACCGTCCCACCGCCGGTTGCAAAACCCCATCCGGCCCGCTCGCAGCCCAGGCTTTCATCTTTCCCGAAATACTCCCGCCGGAGGCTCCGCCCCCGCCACAGGCGCACCGGCCCGACCCTCGCGTCGCCTCACCCCTCGCTCCGAGGAGGAGGCGCAAGACGACGACGAGACAAACCGGTGCGCGCCCCGCGCGCTCAATCAGAAAACAGACCCTACTCCGCCGGAACCGCTTCTCTTTCAATCCCGATCGGATGCGCCAGCTTGTCCAGCATTTCGATCGGACAGATCTGCAAGAAGTTCGCTTTCTCGCTATCCCAGTATTGCAGGATCTTCTGCGCCTTCAGGCTGCCGGTCTCCGCGGCATGCCGCTCGATCAGCTCTTCCAGCTCACCCATCCAATGCGGCTCGCTCACCGGACAGCTGACCACCGTCTCCGGGTTGATCAGGTTTGCCGCCCGCCCGTCCGGATCATAGAGATAGGCCATGCCACCGGTCATACCGGCGGCAAAGTTCGCGCCGATCTCACCCAGGATCACGGCGACGCCGCCGGTCATGTATTCACACCCGTTAGAGCCACAGCCCTCGACCACCACCTTCGCACCCGAGTTGCGCACCGCAAAACGCTCACCGGCGCGGCCGCAGGCAAAGAGATAGCCATCGGTCGCCCCATAAAGCACCGTATTGCCGATGATCGTGTTCTCAGACGCCTCCAGCGGGCTCATCATCGGCGGGCGCACCACAATCGTGCCACCGGACAGACCCTTGCCCACATAGTCATTGGCATCCCCCGACACCTCGATCTTCAGGCCCGGCGCCGCAAACGCGCCCAGCGACTGCCCGGCACTCCCGGTCAGCTTCACCGTCAGGTGATTGGGTTGCAGGTTGTTGCGCATCCCGAAGTTGCGCACGATATGGCTGCTGACCCGCGTGCCCACGGTCCGGTGCGTGTTCTGCACCGCGTAATGCAACTGCATCTTCTCGCCATCGTTCAGGAACCGCGCCGCGTCGCGCACGATCTCGGCGTCCAGCGTATCGGGCACCTCATTGCGCGGCCGGTTGCGGTCATAGGTGATGTGGCTCGCCCCATCCACCGTGATCAGCATCGGGTTGAGATCCAGATCGTCCAGATGCGCCGACCCGCGCGAGGTCTGCGTCAGCAGATCCGCCCGCCCGATCACATCGTCAAGCGACCGCGCCCCGATCGAGGCCAGAACCTCGCGCACTTCCTGCGCATAGAAGGTGATCAGGTTCACCACCTTGTCGGCATTGCCGGTGAACTTCGCGCGCAGGCTCTCATCCTGCGTACACACGCCCACCGGGCAGGTGTTGGACTGGCACTGGCGCACCATGATACAGCCCATCGCGATAAGCGCCGCGGTGCCGATCCCGTATTCCTCGGCCCCCATCATCGCCGCCATCACAATGTCCCGCCCGGTGCGCAGCCCGCCATCCGTGCGCAGCGTGATCCGGTCCCGCAGCTTGTTCATGCTCAGCACCTGATGCGCCTCGGTCAGGCCCATTTCCCAGGGCAGACCGGCATATTTGATGCTCGTCGCAGGGCTCGCCCCCGTGCCGCCATTATGCCCGGAGATCAGGATCACATCCGCCTTGGCCTTGGCCACCCCGGCGGCAATCGTGCCCACGCCCGACTGCGCCACCAGCTTCACACAGACCTTCACCTGCGGATTGATCTGCTTCAGGTCATAGATCAGCTGCGCCAGATCCTCGATCGAATAGATGTCGTGATGCGGCGGCGGGCTGATCAGGGTCACGCCCTTGGTCGAATGCCGCAGACGCGCGATCAGGTCGGTGACCTTCATCCCCGGAAGCTGCCCACCCTCACCGGGCTTGGCACCCTGGGCCACCTTGATTTCCAGTTCCTCGCAATGGTTGAGGTATTCCGCCGTGACGCCAAACCGCCCGCTGGCCACCTGCTTGATCTTGGCGCTGGGGTTGTCGCCATTCGGCTCAGGCGTGAAATGCGCCGGGTCTTCCCCCCCCTCGCCACTGTCCGAGCGCGCTCCGATCCGGTTCATCGCCACGTTCAGGGTCTTATGCGCCTCTGGGCTCAGCGCGCCCAGGCTCATCCCCGGCGTGACAAACCGCTTGCGGATCGCCGTGACACTTTCCACCTCGTCAATGCTGATCGGCGCGCCCATCGGCTTGATCGCCAGCAGATCGCGCAGGTGGATCGGCGGGTTGGCCTGCATCGCCGCCGAATAGCGCTTCCACAGCTCATAGCTCGCCGTGTTGCACGCCATCTGCATCATATGCATGGTCTGCGCGCCCCAGGCATGGCTCTCGCCCGATTTGCGCGCCTTGTAGAAGCCACCGATCGGCAGGATGTCCTGCCCCTGGCCAAAGGCCTTGTGATGCACCTCTTCCAGCTTGGTCTGAATACCGGTCAGACCGATGCCGCTGATCCGGCTGGTCAGCCCGGGGAAATACTCCGCACACATGGCACGGCTGAGGCCCACGGCCTCGAAATTCAGGCCCCCGCGATACGAGGAAATCACCGAAATCCCCATCTTCGACATGATCTTCAACAGACCCTGGTCAATCGCATTGCGATACCGCGCCACCGCCTCGGTCAGCGTCCCGTCGATCAGCCCGCGCTCGATCCGGTCGTTGATGCTGTCCTCGGCCAGATAGGCGTTGACCACCGTCGCGCCCGCGCCCACCAGCACGGCAAAATAATGCGGGTCGATACATTCGGCCGACCGCACATTGAGCGAACAGAACGTCCTGAGCCCCTTGCGCGTCAGGTGGCTGTGCACCGCCGACGTGGCCAGGATCATCGGCATGCCGATCCGGCTGTCGCTGACCCCTTCATCGCTCAGCACCAGATGTCCCGCGCCGCTGCGCACCGCATCTTCCGCCTCGGCCCGGATCCGTTCCAGCCCGGCCTGCAACGCGCCCTTGCCCGGCGCAAAGGTGCAGTCGATCCGCGCCACCTCGGCGTTGAACTCCTGCATCAGCGCATCCCACTGCGCATTACCCACAAACGGGCTTTCCAGCACCATGATCTCGGTCTGCGCACCGCTTTCATCCAGCACGTTCTTCAGGTTGCCGAACCGCGTCTTCAGGCTCATCACCCGGTACTCGCGAAGGCTGTCGATCGGCGGGTTCGTCACCTGGCTGAAATTCTGCCGGAAGTAATGGCTCAACGGGCGATACTGCTTGGACAGCACCGCACTTGGCGTGTCATCCCCCATCGACGCAATCGCCTCTTTGCCATCTTCGGCCATGGGCGCCAGGATCTGCTCCAGCTCCTCGATGGAATAGCCCGCCGCCGCCTGCCGCCGCCGCAGCTCCGCGCCGGTAAAGACAGGCTTCTCGGTGATGCCATAAAGCGTGTCTTCCAGATCGTTGATCTTGTCGACCCACTCCCCGAAGGGCAGCGCGCGCGCCAGTTTGTCCTTGATTTCGGTGTCGTGGTAGAGCTTGCCCTTCTGCATATCCACGGCCAGCATCTGACCCGGGCCAAGCGCACCTTTTTCGCGCACCGTTGCCTCGTCAATCGGCACCATCCCGGCCTCTGACCCGGCAATCACCAGCCCGTCACCCGTCACCACATAGCGCATCGGGCGCAAGCCGTTCCGGTCCAGCCCGGCGCAGACCCAGCGACCATCGGTCATGGCCAGAGCAGCAGGGCCATCCCACGGCTCCATCACCGAGTTGCAATAGGAATACATGTCGCGCCAGGCCTGCGGCAGGTCCTCGGCCTGTTTCGACCAGCTTTCGGGCACCAGCATCGTCTTGGCCATCGGGGCCGACCGGCCCGCGCGCACCAGCACCTCGAACACCGCATCAAGCGCCGCACTGTCGGACATACCACCGGTGATGATTGGCTTGATGTCTTCGGCCTTGTCGCCAAACGCGCCGCTCGCCATGCGAATCTCATGGCTCTTCATCCAGTTCACGTTGCCCTTCAGCGTATTGATCTCGCCGTTATGCGCCAACATCCGGAAGGGCTGCGCCAGCCACCATTGCGGGAAAGTGTTGGTCGAATAGCGCTGGTGATAGATCGCAAAGGCGGATTTGAACCGCTCGTCCTGCAGGTCCGGGTAGAACTCGCTCACCTGCTCGGCCAGCATCATGCCCTTGTAGATGATGCTGCGGCAAGACAGCGACGCGATATAAAGCTGCCCGATCCCGGCGCTCGCGGCGGCCTTCTCGATCCGGCGGCGGATCACATACAGCTCGCGCTCGAACTCCTCTTCCTCGATCCCCTTGTTGTTCGAGATCAGGATCTGTTCGATCTCGGGCCGCGTCGCATTGGCCTTCTCACCCAGACAGGCCACATCCACCGGCACATGCCGCCAGCCATAGATCGTATGACCCATGCGCAGCACTTCGGTTTCCACGATGGTCCGACACGTCTCCTGCGCGCCGAAATCCGTGCGCGGCAGGAACACCTGCCCCACCGCCATCAGCTGATCTTCGCGCGGCTCATGCCCGGTGCGTCGTACCTGATCATAGAAGAACGGCACAGGGATCTGGATGTGAATGCCGGCCCCATCGCCGGTTTTGCCATCGGCATCCACCGCGCCCCGATGCCAGATCGCGCGCAGCGCCTCGATGCCCGCCTCGACCACACGGCGGCTCGGCTTGCCATCCTTGGCCACGACAAGGCCCACCCCGCAGGAGGAATGCTCCTCGCTCTCGTGATACATCCCGTTCTCGGACATCCACTTGCGCTTGGCGTCCTCGCGGGCCACCCAGTCTGCGTCATATGTGGTCATGGGCTTGCTCCTTTGTCCGGCCGTATCGGTGACCGTCTGTTAACTCTCTGGGTCAGCGTTCCTGACCCGATCTGTCTCTTCTTTGCTCTTTGTTAACCGCGGTTAACGAAAGCTGGATTTTGTACAAAACAGGGGGTGATTTTGTACAAAACGTACAAAATTCCGCTCATTCCGCCGCCACCGATTTTTCCGCATTCAGGTCGTCCAGAATGGCCGCTGCCGCGTCGCGGCCGTCACGGATGGCCCAGACCACCAGTGACGCGCCGCGCACGATGTCCCCCACCGCATAAACCCCCGGCATCGCCGTGCGCCCGGTGGTAAATTCGGCCTTGACCGTCCCCCAGCGGGTGACCTCCAATTCCTCTTGATTCCAAAGGGTTGGCAGATCTTCCGGCTCAAATCCCAGCGCCTTGATCACAAGGTCCGCAGGTTCGTCCGTCACCGCCCCTTCAATCTCTTCGGGGCTTTGCCGCCCGCTCGCATCCGGCGCGCCCAGCCGCATCTGCTGCACCTTGACCGTGCTCACCGGATCGCCAGAGAACCCTTTAGGTGCGCTAAGCCACTGGAAAACAACGCCTTCTTCTTCTGCATTCTGCACTTCTCGCTGACTGCCCGGCATGTTCTCCCGGTCGCGGCGATAAAGGCATTTGACCGATTTGGCCCCCTGCCGGATCGCCGTGCGCACACAGTCCATCGCCGTGTCGCCGCCGCCAATGACAATCACTTGTTTTCCTTCAGCATTCAGCTCACCGCTTTCGAATTCGGGGACCGTGTCGCCAAAGCTCAACCGGTTGCTCGCCGTGAGGTAATCAATCGCCCTGACGATCCCTTTCGCACCCGCGCCCGGACCAGGCAGGTCACGCGATTTATAGACCCCCGTCGCGATCAACAACGCATTGTGTTTATTGCGGATTTCTTCAAAACTCAGATCGGTGCCGATGTCGCAGTTCATGACAAACTCGACACCACCCTGTTCAAGCTGCTCGATGCGCCGCATGACGACATCCTTTTCCAGCTTGAACCCCGGAATGCCATAGGTCAGCAGACCCCCGGCGCGGTCGTAGCGGTCATAGACCGTCACCTGCACACCGGCGCGCCGCAGCACATCCGCCGCCGCCAGCCCGCCGGGGCCTGCGCCAATAATGCCCACGGATTCAACGCGTTCCGCCTTGGGCGCAATGGTCTCAACCCAGCCTTCTTCCCAGGCGGTGTCGGTGATGTACTTCTCGACCGAACCAATCGTGACGGTGCCATGCCCGGATTGTTCAATCACGCAATTGCCTTCGCACAGCCGGTCCTGCGGGCAAATCCGGCCGCAGATTTCGGGGAAGGTGTTGGTCGCCTGGCTGATCTCATAAGCTTCCTTGAGCCGCCCCTCGGCGGTCAGGCGCAGCCAGTCGGGAATGTTGTTGTGCAGCGGGCAATGGCTCTGGCAATAGGGCACACCGCATTGGCTGCACCGGCTCGCCTGCTCTTTCGCCTTCGCGTCGGCATACTCGGCATAGATCTCGTTGAAGTCCTTGCGCCGCTCGTCGGCCTGCCGTTTCTCCGGCATGTCCCGTTCCACGGTCACAAAAGTCAGCATCGGTTGCTTCGCCACGGGCGGCCTCCTCACGAGATTTCAAATGCTTGATCTCTCTAGAGCAGCCGAGATGAAAATAAAAGTCACAACTTATGACCTATTATTAAATAAATTCATCCGAGGCGCCCGCCCAATCAAGGAAATCGCAATATTTTAGTTCCGATACGGACCCAAATCCTTCCTTTCCTCCAAGTCACATTGGTTTATAGCTGCAAAAAACAGTTGAGCAGGGTTTGGCTTATGCCGCTTTTCCATCTGATTCTGGTGGCCGCGATCCAGGGGGTGACGGAGTTCCTGCCGGTATCGTCCTCCGGCCATCTGATCCTGCTGCCGCATCTGACGGGGCTGGACGATCAGGGTCAGGCCATCGATGTGGCCGTGCATGTCGGGACGCTCTTTGCGGTGATTCTCTATTTCTGGTCCGATGTGAAGCTTGCCCTCTCGGGCCTGCCCCGCGCCCTCATGGGCCGGATCGACACGGAAGGCGCAAAGCTTGCGCTGCTGCTGATCATCTCCTCCATCCCGGTCGTCGCCTTCGGTCTGATCCTCAAGTTAACCGGGTTAAGCGATGCCATGCGCTCCATTGCCGTCATCGGCTGGACCATGCTGATCTTTGGCATTGTGCTCTACTGGGCCGACCAGGCGGGGGCCTCTGAACGTACCATGAAAGACTGGGACCTGCGCGATGCCATGGTCATGGGTGTCTGGCAGGCGATTGCCCTGATCCCCGGCACCTCGCGCTCGGGCATCACGATCACCGGGGCGCGTTTTCTGGGCTATACGCGGCATGATGCGGCGCGGCTGGCAATGCTGATGTCGATCCCCACGATCATCGAAAGCGGCACGCTGCTGGCAGGCGAGACCGCTTATC
This window harbors:
- the mtgA gene encoding monofunctional biosynthetic peptidoglycan transglycosylase; the protein is MARKAAKRSSGKTDKSAPRRGLFSSLRRWIWRLFLIVTVLVVLLVVIFSQISPPRTFYMGQEARRLGAIDYQWVPMSAVAPVMARSVVAAEDANFCRHWGFDMDAIRAALEEGSGRGASTISQQVVKNVFLWHGRSWARKALEAAITPLVELVWSKRRIVEVYLNVAEFDEGVFGIDAAAYHYFGVGPGELSPTQAARLAMVLPNPKGRSASKPTAQQRKRAAQILDGAATIRRDGRAACFED
- a CDS encoding glutathione S-transferase family protein; its protein translation is MAKLYHVPLSPFCRKVRLSLAEKKIECELVEERYWEESPEFLRRNPAGKVPVLKIDGRTMAESGPICEYIEEKYPEPALMPTSPEGRYEVRRLVGWFDDKFHQEVTSKLLYERVNKKVMGRGFPDSGNVKSGARAIKYHLDYMAWLLDHRRWLAGDKMTLADFAAAAHLSALDYISDVDWNRSDVVKDWYAKIKSRPAFRGILSDQVPGFPPPAHYADLDF
- a CDS encoding pyridoxamine 5'-phosphate oxidase family protein, encoding MMTEDRLREIYGEVSPRAAVKVIDHLDHHCRAFIAASPFLVLATSDGERMDASPKGDPAGFVIVEDDHHLILPDRPGNNRIDGLLNLIRNPAVALIFMIPTVDETLRVNGRAEISEDEALRERCAINGRLPKTVLRIRVDEVFSHCGKAPLRGGLWKPETWPEERPVATLYEIVRDHGQVEVPSTEQSVIDELYAKTLY
- the queG gene encoding tRNA epoxyqueuosine(34) reductase QueG — protein: MKDGLKQRLVARALEEGFELARVCRPWDVPQVPERLAAFLSQGYHGQMGWLAERTHWRGAPQVLWPEARSVIMLGESYTPEEDPLAVLEQRGRAAISVYARNRDYHDIVKKRLKRLARWLIEEAGGEVKVFVDTAPVPEKPLGQAAGLGWQGKHTNLVSRDLGSWFFIGSVFTTLDIETDPAEIDHCGSCRACLDICPTEAFPAPYRLDARRCISYLTIEHHGPVEEELRALMGNRIYGCDDCLAVCPWNKFAVQAREVKYHAREELKAPKLAELAALDDAGFRALFSGSPIKRIGRDRFVRNVLYAIGNSGEPGLRRVARNLCDDPDPAVADAARWAVSRLSDAANGLE
- a CDS encoding hydantoinase/oxoprolinase N-terminal domain-containing protein — its product is MALLLGVDTGGTYTDAVLIRDEAEVVAAAKALTTRHDLAIGIGAAIEAVLQESGADVREIGMASLSTTLATNALVEGQGGRVGLVYIGFRERDLEGHGLREALGGDPALVIEGGHNHAGGEAKPLDKEALSAWLETDIGASAFAVASQFATRNPAHELAAMEMIREITGKPVSCSHHLSARLNGPKRALTALLNARLIGMIARLIEKAEGKLRELGIEAPLMVVRGDGALISAEQARERPIETILSGPAASIVGARWMTGADHALVSDIGGTTTDVAVLRDGKPAIDPAGARVGPWRTMVEAVAMRTTGLGGDSEVHVIDEGLAGGVTLGPRRVVPVSLMAVDAPELVHKVLDEQLRSDTPGEHDARFVRAVPGIEAGGLPEKDAALLERIGDMVHPVGKVLRTRMEVAGLRRLVSRGLVQVAGATPSDASHVIGTLDAWDGQAAEKALTLLARKRTGAGNRVAEGPDAMARMIVEQLTHQTALALLETAFAEEEQDFGLPPADLARHVLMQRGLDGHRGLVRLEAGVNVPVIGLGASAATYYPAVGERLGCRMDLPQHAGVANAIGAVVGRVTIRRAGTVTAPAEGRYRVHLGTGPEDYTSAEAAMDALQLHLEADARTEAVAAGAEDIHVSATRDVRKAEAEAREVFLEAEITVEASGRPRIAV